A single region of the bacterium genome encodes:
- a CDS encoding DNA polymerase/3'-5' exonuclease PolX, with translation MDKQTVARVLDEIATLLELRGDEGFRARAFRTAARALEELEEDLASLIARGELRTVRGLGPATARVVQEVFETGTSSYHEELRREVPDGLLELLHVPGLGTKRIHTLHTRLGIASLDDLEQAARAGAIAELPGFGKRTQERILEGIAYRRRTAGLRRRPEALATAAELLAWLRADPSVVRAEPAGALRRGLETVDGVDLVAAVDGDGQELLGRFISLPSAEPGERTADDAARVRLGGIEVRLRVVPPEAFGAAWLHATGSEAHVEALRERAAARGLRLDADGLWDGARRVDAADEDGIYRALGLDVVAPELREGSGEVEAAGAGLLPRLLRYEDLKGCFHVHTTYSDGRATLKEMARAALERGWRYLGIADHSQAAAYAGGLRLEDIVRQHEEIDAWNAEHGDRLWLFKGIEADILADGRLDYAGLEEDVLERFDFVVGSVHSAFGSSQTEMTERIVRAMENPHLTFLGHLTGRLLLERDGYPLDVEAVIEAAAERGVGIEINAHPARLDLDWRWWRAASARGICAAINPDAHDAAGLDDVRYGVTVARKGWLGVRNVVNAWDLEEVRAYFAKRKGRA, from the coding sequence GGCGAGTTGAGGACGGTGCGGGGGCTGGGGCCGGCGACCGCCCGCGTCGTCCAGGAGGTGTTCGAGACCGGCACGTCCAGCTACCATGAAGAGCTGCGGCGCGAGGTCCCGGATGGACTGCTCGAGCTGCTGCACGTGCCGGGGCTCGGCACGAAGCGCATCCACACGCTGCACACGCGGCTGGGCATCGCGTCGCTGGACGACCTGGAGCAGGCGGCGCGCGCGGGAGCCATCGCCGAACTGCCGGGCTTCGGCAAGCGCACGCAAGAGCGGATCCTCGAAGGAATCGCGTACCGGCGACGCACGGCCGGTCTCCGTCGCCGCCCCGAGGCCCTGGCAACGGCCGCCGAGCTGCTCGCGTGGCTGCGCGCGGACCCGTCGGTCGTCCGTGCGGAGCCTGCGGGCGCGCTGCGGCGAGGACTCGAGACCGTGGATGGCGTGGACCTCGTCGCCGCGGTGGACGGCGATGGGCAGGAGCTGCTCGGCCGTTTCATCTCCCTGCCCAGCGCGGAGCCCGGCGAACGGACGGCAGACGATGCCGCGCGCGTGCGGCTCGGCGGGATCGAGGTCCGGCTGCGCGTGGTCCCGCCCGAGGCGTTCGGTGCGGCGTGGCTCCACGCCACGGGCAGCGAGGCGCACGTGGAAGCGCTGCGCGAACGCGCCGCCGCGCGCGGCCTCCGGCTCGACGCCGACGGCCTGTGGGACGGCGCCCGGAGGGTGGACGCCGCGGACGAGGATGGCATCTACCGCGCGCTGGGCCTGGATGTCGTCGCCCCGGAACTCCGCGAAGGGAGCGGTGAGGTGGAGGCGGCGGGCGCAGGCCTCTTGCCGCGGCTGCTCAGGTACGAGGACCTGAAGGGCTGCTTCCACGTCCACACGACGTACAGCGACGGCCGTGCGACGCTCAAGGAGATGGCGCGCGCAGCGCTGGAGCGCGGGTGGCGCTACCTGGGCATCGCGGACCATTCGCAGGCGGCGGCGTACGCGGGCGGGCTGCGGCTGGAGGACATCGTGCGGCAGCACGAGGAGATCGATGCCTGGAACGCCGAGCACGGCGACCGGCTCTGGCTGTTCAAGGGCATCGAGGCGGACATCCTGGCCGACGGCCGGCTGGACTACGCGGGGCTCGAGGAGGATGTGCTCGAGCGGTTCGACTTCGTGGTCGGCTCGGTGCATTCGGCGTTCGGCTCGAGCCAGACGGAAATGACGGAGCGCATCGTGCGGGCGATGGAGAACCCGCACCTCACCTTCCTCGGCCACCTCACGGGCCGCCTCCTGCTGGAGCGGGACGGCTACCCGCTGGATGTGGAGGCGGTGATCGAGGCGGCGGCGGAACGCGGTGTGGGCATCGAGATCAACGCGCACCCGGCGCGGCTCGACCTGGACTGGCGGTGGTGGCGGGCGGCGAGCGCGCGAGGCATCTGCGCCGCGATCAACCCGGACGCCCACGACGCGGCCGGCCTCGACGACGTGCGCTACGGCGTGACGGTCGCGCGCAAGGGGTGGCTGGGCGTGCGGAACGTGGTGAACGCGTGGGACCTCGAGGAGGTGAGGGCGTACTTCGCCAAGCGGAAGGGGCGCGCGTGA